Genomic DNA from Candidatus Abyssobacteria bacterium SURF_5:
ACGTACCGCGCCCGTTTGAGCACCTGCACGTGGAAGTTGCCGACGTACCCCGTGACCTTCTTGACTTCGCTCAGGGTGAGCAGCGTTATGTTTGGATGCCGACCGGCATCAGTCATCTTCGGACCGAGTATTCATATGGAGCAGTCCATGGTTGGAAACGTCTTATCCAACCTGGCCATGATCCCTCCAATGCTCGGCTCCTTCTCCACGAGGATGACCTTATAGCCGGAATCGGCCAGATCGAGCGCGGCCTGTATGCCGGCGATTCCGCCGCCGATCACCAGCGTCGAGCGCCGGATCGGGACTTCGGTCTCCGCCCGCGTCTTCAAGCGGCGCGCGCGCGCGACCGCCGATCGGACGAGGTCGCCCGCCTTGAGGGTTGCGCCTTCCCGATCGTGGCCGTGGACCCAGGAACACTGCTCGCGCAGGTTCGCCATTTCGAGCAGGTACGGATTGAGGCCGGCCTCGCTGATGCACTGCCGGAACGTCGGCTCGTGCAGTCTCGGAGAGCATGAGGCGACCACGATCCGGTTCAAGCCCTCTTCCTGAATGTCCTTCTTAATCAGGTTCTGGCCCGGCTCCGAACACAGGTAGCCGTCATGTCGCGCGAGAACGACGTCGGGAAGCTGTTTTGCACGCTCGGCCACAGCCTCGCAATCGACCACGCCCGCAATATTCAACCCGCAGTGGCACACGTACACGCCGATTCGGCACGTCTCATTTGTTCCCGTTTCTTGCATTCCGCTCCTTCCCCCTATTTCCCCGACCATTCGATATGGTCCGCCAGCACCGACACCAAATCCCGTATCTCCAACTTCAACGAACCGCGGCTGTAAGGGTCCCGCATCGTGCACGTCAGGTGGATCATGCATTTCGGACAGGCGGTAATCAATGTCTCGGCTCCTGTCGATTTCGCCTCCTTCAGGCGCTGAACCTGGACCCGCTTGGAATAGGCGTCGCAGTTTATGAACGCGTTGTTGCCGCAGCAGAGCGCGCTGTGTTTTGAATTCTCCATTTCCCGAAGCCTCGCCTGCGGAATCAACGACAGCAGCGTGCGCGGCGTATCATAACATCCGGATATCCTGCCAAGGCGGCACGGATCCTGGAACGTCAGCTTGCGCTTGAACGGCTTGAACGCGACGCCACCCTTCTTTATTTCTCGCTCGAGGAGGTGAATCAGCAACGTTACTTTTATGTCGAAGCCCGAAATGACCTTCGGCATGTATGTGCCGAGCGTATGGTAGCATTCAGGACACGTCACCACGACTTCTTCAACACCTGCCGCTTTGAATTCCTCATAGTTGAGGCGGCACAAGGTTTCAAAGTTTTCCTGGTCGCCAGTCCACAGCAGATCATGACCGCAGCATCGCTCATTTGCAAGAAGCACCGGTTCTATTGAGAGAAAATTCAGAAGACGCACGCTGTCGCGGATGATTGAAAGCGTGTCAACCTCGATCCCGGAGAAAAAAACGTCGAAATACGGGGCGCAGCCGGTAAAAAAGGCGATAGGCCCATGAGTCGCCGTCTTTACCCGCGGATCCACCCATCCCAGTCTCTCCTGCTGAAGTTCGGGCGACGTCATCATTCGCATCCACGAGTGAAGCGCGCCGTCATGAGCGCGATATCCTCTCAGCCCCTTCGATTTTGCCAGCAGCGTGCGCATCTCCAGGATCAGATGACTGATATCGACGCCCGAGGGGCAGCGCTCTTCGCACAGTCCGCACGTCAGGCATTCCCACACGGAGCTCTCGATAAAGGTCTCGTCCTCGCGCTCGGCGATCAGTTTGTGCGCCAGGAGCCGAGGCGAATACTCTTTTCCTGCAATCAGGCGCGGACACGACGCGGAACATTTCCCGCACTCCAGACACTGGTGGAGCGAGTGCTTGCGGATTATTTCGTCTATTCTTTTATCGAAGTCGTCCACGATGCTTCTCTTTCCTGGCGTGGTTTCGCTTCATTCGGGCCCAGCGCTTCTATCCGGGCGGCAAAATCCCAAAGAGCCTTTACAAATTCCTCTTTTTCGTGCGTGGCAAAATTCCGCTCAACAAGCCGCTTTTGTCTGATCCCCAGAAGACGAAGGAGCTTGCGCACTCGCTCTACGTTGACATGCCCGACTTCCGGTCCCGGTCCATACCGGCAATCCTCATCCTTGCATTCGAGCAAAATGACGCCATCGGCGCCGTATTCGAACGCCCGGAGAATGAGCGCCTGATTGATTCGGCCGATACACATCACCCGCACCAATCGGAAATTGCGGGGGATCTCCAGCTTGGCCATGCCGGCGGCATTATAGCAGGCATATGGGCTCCAGTTGCAGCAGATTCCCAGCAGATTGACCTGTCCCATCATCGTTCTCCGGAAAACGTCTTCATGACGATATCTTCGAGAAGCTGGTTCGAAAAATAGGGAATATCCATCGCCGTAACGGGGCATCGGCCGACGCACCCGCCGCAGCCGACGCAGTTGTGACGGATGACCTCCGCGGTATAGATGCCGTGCTGGCTTGATACCATCTTGATCGCGTTAAATGGGCAGATTTCGGCACACCGCCCGCACCCGCGGCACAGCTCCGGATCAACGCGCGGACTCAGCTCGTGATCCTTCAAGAACGCTTCCGCCGTCACCGTCGCCACTTCCGCGGCAAGCGCCGTGCCGGCCTCGAACGCGTTCACCCGCTTTAACGTGCGCGGCAATACCCGATAGAGCCCGAGTTGGGGCGTATGGAAAAAGGCAAAATTGTACCGGTACAGTTTCTTCAGTCCCATCATGTTCTCCTGGATCGCGAGCGGAAGCACGTTCTCATCCGTCAAACAGATCACGCTCGCGCGCCAGGTGTGATGAACGCCGCCGGAAACAAGGGAAACCCTGAAATCGCCCAGATGGCCGCTGATTTCCTGTATCTCCGCTTCTTCCACATGAGTGATGGACCGGCCGATCTTCCCATCAATCGGCCTTCGTGCGATGAAATCGGGAAGTCTCGCACCGCCGGCAGTGGTACATTTGTGGATCAGGCGCACGTGAAATCCCTGCAGGCTCAAGTTCATCGCGCAACTGATTCCCACTTCGGAGCCTCCAAGGATCATGATGTTCTTGCCGATCTCGGTGATACCCTGTCGCAGACGGCCGAGCAAATGCACTCGGATCAAGGCTCCCTTTAATATTTCACGGGCCTTCTCGAATATCTCATCGTCCGTCTGTCCTCCCGGCAGCAGATGATCCTTGATGTTGATCATCTCGAAGTGATTCCGCGGCAAACCAAGCCGGTCGAACAGATGAATGCGGGCGCGCGTTCTCTGATCGTTGCACGAGATGCATTGAAATTCGAGCGGACAGCAGACGCAAGAGCCGAGAATCACGCGATTCAGCCGTTTTTCACGAACCGAGCGCGCGATTTGATCGGCCCCACGCGGATGACATGCGGAGAAAATGATCTCGCTATGGGCGACCGACGGCACGCGCGCCGCCAGGTCCATGATGCGATCCATTACCGCCTTCGGGGCCATCGCGCCATTGCAGTTGCAGATGAAGATTCCCAGGCGTTCGTCCCCCGCAGGTTCGGGCGGCTCGACTTCATTCGGAATGGCGGTCACTCTCAAAGGAGCGGCCTCTGTCATCGCCCGGCCCGCGGCCGAGCTTCCGGATACCAGCACATCGACCAGATCGATTTCCGCCTTGAGATCGCTCAGATGGAAAATCCTTTTGCCCTCGACATGATCAATGCTGCCGATTTCCTGCGAATCCGCGATAATGACGCTGGGACACGAAAATTCGAATCGTCTTCCTTCGCGAAAATGGTCGATCGCTCCGATATCGGTGCAGACGCTCTCGCAAACCCTGCACTCGCAGCACGCGCCGCACTGCAGGCACCGTTTTGCCTCGGCCACTGCCTGTTCCGGCGTCAGCCCGAAATCGACCTCTTCAAAATCGCGCCGCCTCACTTTCGGCTGGCGCTGAGCCATCTCCGGCCGGGACTGCTTCGGAATGTCTTCAGATATCTCAACATATTCGCCGACGCCTCTGCTCTCGGCCGTCAGCTCGGAAAATTGAGACCGGTTTCTTGTGAGATGTTCGATCATGAACGCCGCGGCCTTCCGGCCGGAGGCCATCGAGCCGATGACCGTAGACGGACCGGTCACGACGTCGCCGGCCGCGAAAACGCCGGGGATCGAGGTTGAAAAATCATCGCCCGCCTGAATACGGCCTGCCTTGTCGGTTAAAAAACCTTCCTGCGCCAAGCCGAATTCCTTCAAATGGGGCCGCTGTCCGATCGCGACGATCACCGTCTCCGCCTCGATTGCAAAAGTCTCGTCTGAATCGTATGCTATCCGCCGCGCACCTTGAGAGTCGGGTTCCGACCAGTGAGCCGGCCTGCAGATGATCTTGTTAACCTGATTTGCCGCGCCTTCGAATTCCACCGGCGCCGCCCCCAGAACGAACTTGACGCCCTCTTCGCGCGCCTCCCGGATCTCGCGTGGATGGGCGGGCATCTCATTCTCTCTTTCTATTGCCAGGATAGTGACTTCTTCAGCCCCCAGCCGCAAAGCGGTCCGCGCGGCATCCATTGCGGAATTGCCCGCTCCGATCACGACGGTTCGCGCTTTCACTCTTCCTTCTTTATAAAGGTTCATTCTGCTGAGAAACGCGACGCAGTGCTCGATGCCCTCGAAATCTTCGCCCGGTATATTCAGCCGCAAGTCCTCATGCGTGCCTGTCGCAAGCAGGATGGCTTTGAATCCCTGCTTGAGAAGAGCGGCAGCCGAATCTATCTTGTGGCCGGTTCGGATTTCGACGCCGGAACCCGCAATGGCCAGTACTTCCGCATCGAGCACTTTCCGCGGCAACCGGAACGAGTTGATGCCGGCTCGCAGCATGCCGCCCGCTTCCGGCAGCGCCTCGAAAACGGTGACCGAGAAGCCGGCCCGGTTGAGAAAATGCGCCGCCGTCAGGCCGGCGGGTCCGGACCCGATGATTGCCACGCGCTCTCCATTATGGTCGCTTTTCGCACTGTCGAGTTTCACCGGGCCGTGTTCCGCCTCGTAGTCGGCAAGGAATCGTTTCACGTCGCGAATGGCGATCGGCTCATCCAGTTCCTTCCTGCGGCACGAGGCCTCGCACGGATGATGGCAAACTCTGCCGCAGATGCCGGGAAGCGGGTTATCCTCCTTTATTACACGCAACGCTTCCTCGAAACGCGAGGCTGCCGCTAGAGCCATGTACGCCTGCACGTTGACTCCGAGCGGACAGTTCACGCGGCATTCTGCGAGCTTGCGTTTATTCAACTCTAACGCTCGCGAGGGACAGTATGCGGGACTCCTGCTGAGGGGAGGATGATCGGAATTGTTGAGCGGGCAGACCTCCATGCAGCGGCCGCAGCCGGTGCAGAGATCATAATCAATGTACTGCGGATTCTGCGTGACAACCGCCCGGATGCCGACCGGCGATTGTTCGAGCGATTCCAGCCGGGCGCCGGTCAGCGGCGTGACCAGCGGATGGCGCGTGACGCGCAAATAGAGCGGGCGAAACTGGAAGTTGATGTCGTCCGGCCATTCGGAAAAGGTCTCGGTTCCGCCCGGCAACTTCAGAAAATGCGGCGCGTTCGTCACCCACACGACCGGAATGCCCGATTGCGCCAGGTCTTCGGCCGCTTTGAGCGCGCCGTAGCCCGAGCCGACGAGCAGGATCGCCTTCTTCGGCTGTTTCGATGCTTTCCGCGGCGTCATATTCCATTCCGGATTTCATCTTGTTTCGAGAGGCTTCTTAAAATGGCCTCGCCATACTCGCGGCCGCGTTCGAATGCCTTCTGGTTTTTCTCCTTCGTCTGTGGTGGCACCGAACTCAGAACCGCCTTCAGAAGCGAATCAGGGTTTACCAGGTCGCTCACCGCCGAAAGAAATCCGAGCATGACGATGTTCGCCATCATCTCGTTTCCCAGCTCCCCCGCGAATCGGGTGGCCGGAATGTTGTATGTGACCAGGCTCGGATCAAGCTCGCCGACCTGAATCAAATCCGAATCCCAGATGAACAGGCCTCCCGGGATCAGCAAGTCTATATTCTTCGTGTAGGCTTCCTGGCTCATGCATACCAGAACCTGCGGCTCCTCAACGTATGGAAACAGAATTTCCTCATCGCTGATCATCACCTGAGCCGAACACGAGCCGCCGCGCGCCTCGGGCCCATACGATTGGGTGAGGGTCGAATGCCTGCCGTCATACAATGCGGCGGCCTTCCCCAATATGTTGCCGGCCAGCACAATGCCCTGCCCGCCAAAACCGCTGATAAGGATTTCCCTTTCCTTCTTATCCTGCATGAGTTTTCGCCTCTTTCGCAGGCTCGCGTTTCGCCGCCGGCTTTTCGCCCGCCGGCCAGGCGGGCGCCTCGCGTCTGCTGACAAGCTGATAATTATCGAGGAACGTCGGCCGCTCGATATCGATGAATTTGCCTACCACAAGGTTCTTATTGAAATCGAGCGTCGCCTCCTTCGGGTCCACGTCATTTCGAATCACCGACTTCTCGTGATAATACTTCACGATGTCGATGCCTTTTCCCATCTTATTGCGGCGGCCAAACGACGTCGGGCACGGCGAGAGAACTTCGACAAAACTGAATCCCCTCTTGTTCATCGCTTCGGTAATCGAGTCGGTCAGCCGCCTGATGTGAAGCGCCGTCCACCTCGCAACATAAACCGCTCCCGCTGCGGCCGCCATGTAACAGAAATTGAAGGGTTCTTCCGGACATCCGATGATGCTGGTAGTCGTCTTCGCCCCGAACGGAGTGCTCGGAGCAAGCTGGCCACCGGTCATGCCGTAGTTGAAGTTGTTCACGCAGATGACCGTGAGGTCCATGTTCCGTCTTGCCGCATGAATGAAATGGTTGCCGCCGATCGCCAGCAGGTCGCCGTCACCCGAACACACGAGCACGCGCGACTGCGGCCGCGCCAGCTTCAGGCCCGTGGCAAACGGAATCGCGCGCCCGTGAGTCGTATGATATGAGTCGACCTTTATGTAACCCGCCATTCGGCCCGTGCAGCCGATGCCGGATACCATCGCGACATCGTCAAGCGGCGCCGTAGATTTTTTTATTGCCGAGAGGACGCAGCCGAAAACGGTGCCAATGCCGCAGCCCGAGCACCAGATGTGCGGGATGCGATCGGTGCGCAGTATCTCATCCTGAGGATGCACCGGCGCATGTTGCTTCGTTTTCTTTGTCATTTACGCTCCTCCAGCACCGCCTCGACAGCGGCAACAATCGTGCGCGGGCTGAGAATCGAGCCGCCCGCATGCGGCACCAGCCGCACATCGCACTTGCCGCGCGCGCACCGCTCGAGTTCCAACACCATCTGCCCCATGTTGATTTCCGGCATGATCATTGCCTTTACCCGGCCGGCAAGGTCCTCGATCGCCTTTTCCGGGAACGGCCAAACAGTGTTCAGCTTCAGTAAGCCGGCGCGCATCCCCTTCGCGCGCGCCTCGCAGACCGCGCGCCGGGCCGACCTCGCGCTTATGCCGTAAGCGACCACCGCCACCTCGGCATCATCCAAAGCCGCCGTCTCATACCGAATGATCTTATCGGCGTTGTTCTTGATCTTGTTGACGAGCCGCTCTATCATCTGCTTCTGTGTCGCGTCATCCATCACCGGATATCCGCGCTCGTCGTGAGTCAGGCCGGTTACGTGGATGCGGTAGCCGTCGCCGAAATTTGCCATCGGAGCGACTCCGTCGGAATCCGGCTTGTACGGAAGAAATTGAGCAGGCGCGACAGTCGGCTTCGGGCGCGAGACGATCTCGATCTCATCCTCCGCCGGAATCACCACTTTCTCCGTCATGTGGCCGACCACTTCGTCCGCCATTATCATCACGGGCAAGCGGTATTTCTCGCTCAAATTGAACGCCCAGACGGTGAAGTCGAACATCTCCTGCGGGCTTGAGGGCGCAACCGCGATAATCTCGTACGGCCCGTGCGAGCCCCATCGAGCCTGCATCATGTCGGCCTGGCCGACCAGCGTCGGCAACCCTGTGCTCGGGCCGGCTCTCTGAACATTGCACACCACGCACGGCGTCTCGGTGCACAGGCCGAGCCCGATATTTTCCATCATCAGCGAGAAACCGGGACCGGAGGTGCTTGTCATCGCTTTCATGCCGCCCCAGCTTGCGCCGAGGACCGCCGCAATCGAAGCAAGCTCATCCTCCATCTGAATATAGATGCCGCCGATATCCGGCAGGCGCGCCGACATCCGCTCGGCAACCTCGGTAGCCGGCGTGATCGGATATCCGCCGAAGAAGCGACAGCCGGCCGCAAGCGCGCCCTCGCAGCACGCGTAGTCGCC
This window encodes:
- a CDS encoding (Fe-S)-binding protein; protein product: MDDFDKRIDEIIRKHSLHQCLECGKCSASCPRLIAGKEYSPRLLAHKLIAEREDETFIESSVWECLTCGLCEERCPSGVDISHLILEMRTLLAKSKGLRGYRAHDGALHSWMRMMTSPELQQERLGWVDPRVKTATHGPIAFFTGCAPYFDVFFSGIEVDTLSIIRDSVRLLNFLSIEPVLLANERCCGHDLLWTGDQENFETLCRLNYEEFKAAGVEEVVVTCPECYHTLGTYMPKVISGFDIKVTLLIHLLEREIKKGGVAFKPFKRKLTFQDPCRLGRISGCYDTPRTLLSLIPQARLREMENSKHSALCCGNNAFINCDAYSKRVQVQRLKEAKSTGAETLITACPKCMIHLTCTMRDPYSRGSLKLEIRDLVSVLADHIEWSGK
- a CDS encoding hydrogenase iron-sulfur subunit, producing the protein MPRYGDGYSLFFEPASRRYRHEDVFRRTMMGQVNLLGICCNWSPYACYNAAGMAKLEIPRNFRLVRVMCIGRINQALILRAFEYGADGVILLECKDEDCRYGPGPEVGHVNVERVRKLLRLLGIRQKRLVERNFATHEKEEFVKALWDFAARIEALGPNEAKPRQEREASWTTSIKE
- a CDS encoding 4Fe-4S dicluster domain-containing protein, yielding MTPRKASKQPKKAILLVGSGYGALKAAEDLAQSGIPVVWVTNAPHFLKLPGGTETFSEWPDDINFQFRPLYLRVTRHPLVTPLTGARLESLEQSPVGIRAVVTQNPQYIDYDLCTGCGRCMEVCPLNNSDHPPLSRSPAYCPSRALELNKRKLAECRVNCPLGVNVQAYMALAAASRFEEALRVIKEDNPLPGICGRVCHHPCEASCRRKELDEPIAIRDVKRFLADYEAEHGPVKLDSAKSDHNGERVAIIGSGPAGLTAAHFLNRAGFSVTVFEALPEAGGMLRAGINSFRLPRKVLDAEVLAIAGSGVEIRTGHKIDSAAALLKQGFKAILLATGTHEDLRLNIPGEDFEGIEHCVAFLSRMNLYKEGRVKARTVVIGAGNSAMDAARTALRLGAEEVTILAIERENEMPAHPREIREAREEGVKFVLGAAPVEFEGAANQVNKIICRPAHWSEPDSQGARRIAYDSDETFAIEAETVIVAIGQRPHLKEFGLAQEGFLTDKAGRIQAGDDFSTSIPGVFAAGDVVTGPSTVIGSMASGRKAAAFMIEHLTRNRSQFSELTAESRGVGEYVEISEDIPKQSRPEMAQRQPKVRRRDFEEVDFGLTPEQAVAEAKRCLQCGACCECRVCESVCTDIGAIDHFREGRRFEFSCPSVIIADSQEIGSIDHVEGKRIFHLSDLKAEIDLVDVLVSGSSAAGRAMTEAAPLRVTAIPNEVEPPEPAGDERLGIFICNCNGAMAPKAVMDRIMDLAARVPSVAHSEIIFSACHPRGADQIARSVREKRLNRVILGSCVCCPLEFQCISCNDQRTRARIHLFDRLGLPRNHFEMINIKDHLLPGGQTDDEIFEKAREILKGALIRVHLLGRLRQGITEIGKNIMILGGSEVGISCAMNLSLQGFHVRLIHKCTTAGGARLPDFIARRPIDGKIGRSITHVEEAEIQEISGHLGDFRVSLVSGGVHHTWRASVICLTDENVLPLAIQENMMGLKKLYRYNFAFFHTPQLGLYRVLPRTLKRVNAFEAGTALAAEVATVTAEAFLKDHELSPRVDPELCRGCGRCAEICPFNAIKMVSSQHGIYTAEVIRHNCVGCGGCVGRCPVTAMDIPYFSNQLLEDIVMKTFSGER
- a CDS encoding 2-oxoacid:acceptor oxidoreductase subunit alpha, whose translation is MNGDYACCEGALAAGCRFFGGYPITPATEVAERMSARLPDIGGIYIQMEDELASIAAVLGASWGGMKAMTSTSGPGFSLMMENIGLGLCTETPCVVCNVQRAGPSTGLPTLVGQADMMQARWGSHGPYEIIAVAPSSPQEMFDFTVWAFNLSEKYRLPVMIMADEVVGHMTEKVVIPAEDEIEIVSRPKPTVAPAQFLPYKPDSDGVAPMANFGDGYRIHVTGLTHDERGYPVMDDATQKQMIERLVNKIKNNADKIIRYETAALDDAEVAVVAYGISARSARRAVCEARAKGMRAGLLKLNTVWPFPEKAIEDLAGRVKAMIMPEINMGQMVLELERCARGKCDVRLVPHAGGSILSPRTIVAAVEAVLEERK